A region of Candidatus Woesearchaeota archaeon DNA encodes the following proteins:
- a CDS encoding class I SAM-dependent methyltransferase has product MQQKDWDRISKNYYPEIISPLSKGVKNPLYKEIAQLKFTDYAIDLGTGLGRLLPILSKKFKTVTALDYSEGMLNHAKKYSKPNITFVKGDIRNLKDFYNKFNLAVAINSIIMPSSKEIDKSFREVFKILKKQGKFIGIFPSMESFLYYGFLTFQSELRFNSESKAKQSTIYLTDSKKFDYLFGTYDLNGKQKALYEFELILRLKKAGFKNIKIQKVVYPWKEIKDAGFGNFKKFPELWDWIVIAKN; this is encoded by the coding sequence ATGCAACAAAAAGATTGGGATAGAATTTCAAAAAATTATTACCCAGAAATAATTAGCCCACTATCAAAAGGTGTAAAAAATCCTCTTTACAAAGAAATAGCTCAATTAAAATTCACAGACTATGCAATAGATTTAGGAACTGGTTTAGGAAGATTGCTCCCAATTCTTTCAAAGAAATTTAAAACAGTTACAGCTTTAGATTATTCTGAAGGAATGTTAAATCATGCCAAAAAATACTCAAAACCTAATATCACTTTTGTAAAAGGAGATATAAGAAATTTAAAAGATTTTTATAATAAATTTAATCTTGCAGTTGCAATAAACTCAATAATTATGCCCTCTTCAAAGGAGATAGATAAAAGTTTTAGAGAAGTTTTTAAGATTTTAAAAAAACAAGGAAAATTTATAGGAATTTTTCCTTCTATGGAATCTTTTTTATATTATGGTTTTCTAACATTTCAAAGTGAACTAAGATTTAACTCAGAATCAAAAGCAAAGCAAAGTACCATTTATTTAACTGATTCAAAAAAATTTGATTATTTATTTGGAACTTATGATTTAAATGGAAAGCAAAAAGCCCTTTATGAATTTGAATTAATCTTAAGATTAAAAAAAGCAGGTTTCAAAAATATTAAAATTCAAAAAGTTGTATATCCTTGGAAAGAGATTAAGGACGCAGGTTTCGGCAATTTTAAGAAATTTCCAGAATTATGGGATTGGATTGTAATAGCAAAAAATTAG